The window AGTACCGGGAGGAAAAGAAAATAATAATGATTCCCCAAGTAGTGGCGAGCGAAAAGGGAAGAGCCCAAACCTGTGGAGCGTGCTCCATGGGGGTTGTAGGACTACTTTTAGAAACACATCTCAAACTGAACCATCTGGAAAGTTGGGCCAAAGCGTGTGATAGCCACGTAGGAGGAAATGATGTGGGACGTGTAGTATCCTGAGTAGCGCGGGACCGGAGGAATCCTGCGTGAAGCTGCCGGCACCATCCGGTAAGGCTAAATACTCCTCAGACACCGATAGTGAACCAGTACCGTAAGGGAAAGGTGAAAAGCACCCTGAATAAGGGAGTGAAATAGTACCTGAAACCGTGTGCCTACAAGCGGTCGGAGCCAGCAATGGTGACGGCGTGCCTTTTGCATAATGAGCCTACGAGTTACTCCTCACTGGCGAGGTTAAGTTCTTCAGTAACGGAGCCGTAGCGAAAGCGAGTCCAAATAGGGCGCTATAGTCAGTGGGGGTAGACGCGAAACTTTGTGATCTATCCATGGGCAGGTTGAAGGTGTGGTAACACACACTGGAGGACCGAACTCATTAACGTTGAAAAGTTATGGGATGACCTGTGGATAGGGGTGAAAGGCCAATCAAACTGAGAGATAGCTCGTTCTCCCCGAAATGTTTTTAGGAACAGCGTCGCATATAGAAGTTTAGTAGAGGTAGAGCTACTGATTGGGCTAGGGGGCTTCACCGCCTACCAAACCCTGACAAACTCCGAATGCTACTAAATATCTGCGGCAGTGAGGCTGTGGGCGCTAAGGTCCATGGCCGAGAGGGAAATAACCCAGATTAGCAACTAAGGTCCCTAATACGTAGTTAAGTTGGATAAACGAGGTGGGGCTTCTAAAACAGCCAGGATGTTGGCTTGGAAGCAGCCATTCATTTAAAGAGTGCGTAACAGCTCACTGGTCGAGAGGCCCTGCACGGAAAATAATCGGGCATCAAACTACGAACCGAAGTTCTAGATTTTACACTAGTTGTAAAGTGGTAGGGGAGCATTCTAACCTGCGTTGAAGGTGTGTGGCGATGCATGCTGGAGCGGTTAGAAAAGAAAATGTAGGCATAAGTAACGATAAAATAAGTGAAAAACTTATTCGCCGTAAGACTAAGGGTTCCTGATCAACGTTAATCGGATCAGGGTTAGTCGGGTCCTTAGGCAAACCCGAAAGGGGTAGCTGATGGAAAACTGGTTAATATTCCAGTACCCGCATTAGTTTCGATGGGGTGACGTGGTAGTGAAAGGTCCGCGCAGTTACGGAATACTGCGTTAAAGCCAGTAGATAGATCCGGGGTAGGCAAATCCGCCCTGGATGTCGAAGGTGATAGTACTCAAAAGCTTCGGCCGGCGAGATAGTGACCCTAATCATACCACCGAGAAAAACCTCTAAGGCTAGGCTAATGCGGCCCGTACCGCAAACCGACACAGGTAGTCGAGATGAATATTCTAAGGCGCTCGGGTGAGCCGTGGAGAAGGAACTAGGCAAATTGACGCTGTAACTTCGGGATAAAGCGTACCGTAGCGATACGGTCTCAGTAAAATGGTTCAACCAACTGTTTAACAAAAACACAGGGCCCTGCAAAATCGTAAGATGACGTATAGAGCCTGATACCTGCCCGGTGCTGGAAGGTTAAGGAAGCTTGTTCGGAGCAATCCAAAGCTTGTGACTGAAGCCCCAGTAAACGGCGGCCGTAACTATAACGGTCCTAAGGTAGCGAAATTCCTTGTCGGGTAAGTTCCGACCTGCACGAATGGTCTAATGAGTTGAACACTGTCTCCTCCACGAGCCCGGTGAAATTGTAGTATCGGTGAAGATGCCGGTTACCCGTCACGGGACGGAAAGACCCCATGAACCTTCACTACAACTTTGCATTGATTTTGAGCCACAAGTGTGTAGGATAGTTGGGAGACTATGAAGCAGCATCGCCAGGTGTTGTGGAGTCATCGTTGAAATACCAACCTCTTGTTGCTTAGAACCTAACCCCTATCGGGGGACATTGCATGGTGGGTAGTTTGACTGGGGTGGTCGCCTCCTAAAAAGTAACGGAGGCTCGCAAAGGTACCCTCAGTACGGTTGGTAATCGTACGAAGAGCGCATTAGTATAAGGGTGCTTGACTGTGAGACATACAAGTCGATCAGGTGCGAAAGCAGGCTAAAGTGATCCGGTGGTTCTGTATGGAAGGGCCATCGCTCAAAGGATAAAAGGTACTCTGGGGATAACAGGCTGATCTCCCCCAAGAGCTCATATCGACGGGGAGGTTTGGCACCTCGATGTCGGTTCGTCACATCCTGGGGCTGGAGAAGGTCCCAAGGGTTCGGCTGTTCGCCGATTAAAGTGGCACGTGAACTGGGTTCAGAACGTCGCAAGACAGTTCGGTCCCTATCTGTGATGGGCGTTAGAAAATTGAGAGGACATGACCTTAGTACGAGAGGACCGGGTCGTACGTACCGCTGGTGTATCTGTTGTGCCGCCAGGTGCAATGCAGAGTAGCTATGTACGGAAAGGATAAACGCTGAAAGCATCTAAGCGTGAAACCTACCTCAAGATGAGTTTTCTTTTAAGGGTCGTCAGAGACTATGACGTTGATAGGCTACAGGTGTAAAGGTGGTAACATCAAAGCCGAGTAGTACTAATTGCCCGTAAGCTTTAATTTTTTTATTTCCTTGGAAATAAAATCCGATAGTTAGTCAAGGATTACAACTTCCCAATATGTTACCTTATTGATGAAGCAGAGCTGCTTCAACCTTCTTATGGTGCTTATGCCGAGGGTGTTCACCTCTTCCCATTCCGAACAGAGAAGTTAAGCCCCTCATGGCCGATGGTACTGCTATACCAGGCGGGAGAGTAGGTAGGTGCCATATTCATTAAAAAGCCTCATGACCACAATCGTGAGGCTTTTTTATTTATATTCCCTACCAGATTTGCATCCACCTAGTCATTCCAAAGCACCCTGCTTCCTCTTTTTTTCCTTACATACAACGACTCCCGGCTATTCGCGGTCATCCTATAAACCTTGTCATGAGAATCATAGCATTTTTATTTGTAGGTCTCATCGCTATAGCCTCCGGTTGTTCAAAGTCCGACACCTCGCCTGCCGCCGTTTACAACGGCTCCTATTCAGGTACCTTCCAAAGGATGAACTTACCTGGCGCCCCAATCGCAAACATTACCCTGAGTTTGAATTACCCCTCATTTACCGGCAGTTCCGATATAAGCCATTATCCCGCCATTGGCAAAGGACGGTTTACCCTTAAAAATGAAGCGCTCTTCTTTACCAATGAAAGCCCATGGACTGCCGACTTTGACTGGACCCTGATCCTGGACAAAGCTTACATTGACCAGGTAAAAGGGGACAGCCTGATCTTTACTAAAAGTTATGGTAATGGATGGGTGGATGTTTATAAGTTAAAAAAGGACTGACAGCTCCCAATATCAGTTATCCGCTTGATCATGATCATGCACTCTGAGGAAGAGTAGTATTAGTTTTATTATATTACTTCATTCATTAACCTATTCCTTTTGTATGGCTAAGAAAATACTCTTCCTCACCGGCGATTATGCCGAGGATTATGAAACCATGGTTCCGTTCCAAATGCTCCTGATGGTAGGGCATGAAGTCCATGCTGTTTGTCCTGGTAAGAAAAAAGGCGATAAGATCCATACTGCCATTCATGATTTCGAAGGCGCCCAGACGTACAGCGAAAAGCCGGGGCATATGTTCGAATTGAATTTTGCTTTTGATGAGGTGAGGTCTGAACATTACGATGCCTTATGCATTGCGGGAGGAAGGGCTCCTGAGTACCTTCGGTTATACCCCAGCGTGATTGACCTTGTTATTGAATTCGCGGCAGCGGATAAACCAATTGCTGCTGTTTGTCATGGCATCCAAATCCTTACAGCCGCCAATGTGGTCAAGGGCAGGAAATTGACGGCTTATCCTGCTGTTGGCCCTGAAGTTACGCTTGCAGGTGGAACATATGTCCAGGTACCGGTCACTGACGTTGTAGTGGATGATAACCTGGTCACTGCCCCTGCCTGGCCTGCGCATCCCAAATGGATAGCAGCTTTCTTAAAGGTATTAGGCACGCAGATCGTCCCTTGAGGAAGACTTCCATGCAATCTTTTTAGGCCAATCTTTGATTGGTCTTTTTATTTACGGATATTTAAGTCAAATAAGAAAAGGATTTGGTTAAAAGAGTAGCCCTGATCGCGAATCCCATTGCCGGTAACGGCAGGGGAATTAAGCTCGCAAGGAAGATCATCCAGTACTTGCAAAAGAGAAGTATCCAGTTTGAACTTTTTGACCAGCAATGGCCTGGATCATTTACCAATTTTAGTGAAGTATGGGTTTGTGGTGGTGATGGTACACTCAATTATTTTATCAACAGGTACCCGGAGATAAATATTCCAATTGCCTTGTTCAAGGGGGGGACCGGTAACGATTTCGCCTGGCAGCTATATGGTAATATCCCATTGGAGGGTCAAATTAGCCTGGTATTGAATGCCAGCCCTAAAGCGATCGATGCTGGGGTATGCAATGGACAGTTGTTCCTTAATACTTTCGGTGCGGGCTTTGACGGGTATACGCTTCAAATGATGAAAGCAATCCGGAGAATTGGCGGCTTTCTCGGGTATTACCTCGCTGTGATAAAGGGGATCCTTACGTTTAAAGAACCGGAATATGCCCTTTCGATCGATGGTGAAACCGAAGTGCATAAAAGGTATTTGATCTTAATGGTCAGTAATGCCCGCAGGACAGGTGGTGGTTTCATGGTCGCTCCTAAGGCCAGCATTACAGATGGCTACCTTGACCTCCTGACCTGTCTTCCCCTGCCCATAGTTAAACGATTATTGTTCCTGCCAAAAGTGGAAAATGGCAAACACCTCGGACTCCAGCCAGCGCGCCACCAATATATCAGGAGAATTACAATTTCCAGCAATCAACCAGTGCCTGCCCAAATAGATGGTGAGTTGGTGTGGTCAGACCGTTTTGAAGTAAGTGTTCTTCCCAGGAGGTTTTCTTTCCTTTATTGAGTAGTTGAATTTAGAGTGAAATATAACA is drawn from Flavihumibacter rivuli and contains these coding sequences:
- a CDS encoding DJ-1/PfpI family protein; the encoded protein is MAKKILFLTGDYAEDYETMVPFQMLLMVGHEVHAVCPGKKKGDKIHTAIHDFEGAQTYSEKPGHMFELNFAFDEVRSEHYDALCIAGGRAPEYLRLYPSVIDLVIEFAAADKPIAAVCHGIQILTAANVVKGRKLTAYPAVGPEVTLAGGTYVQVPVTDVVVDDNLVTAPAWPAHPKWIAAFLKVLGTQIVP
- a CDS encoding diacylglycerol/lipid kinase family protein; protein product: MVKRVALIANPIAGNGRGIKLARKIIQYLQKRSIQFELFDQQWPGSFTNFSEVWVCGGDGTLNYFINRYPEINIPIALFKGGTGNDFAWQLYGNIPLEGQISLVLNASPKAIDAGVCNGQLFLNTFGAGFDGYTLQMMKAIRRIGGFLGYYLAVIKGILTFKEPEYALSIDGETEVHKRYLILMVSNARRTGGGFMVAPKASITDGYLDLLTCLPLPIVKRLLFLPKVENGKHLGLQPARHQYIRRITISSNQPVPAQIDGELVWSDRFEVSVLPRRFSFLY